The proteins below come from a single Alosa sapidissima isolate fAloSap1 chromosome 23, fAloSap1.pri, whole genome shotgun sequence genomic window:
- the LOC121698621 gene encoding uncharacterized protein LOC121698621 isoform X6 produces MSCLDETKQHFCCSKAVGSTFYQPVSKDEVISPLAKEIYRRAKVLDSQEIWNILRAESESKLAQLPMSSLLKLLDEQQKCKLMAEEKDRTVLQRCRVMLMYKASQFHHDRTTLLITNNPLQTADDPTGPSSPARYLHPDTDHPTRYLHPDTIPIAQVTIPLDTCTPTLSP; encoded by the exons ATGAGTTGTCTTGATGAGACTAAGCAACACTTTTGTTGTAGCAAAGCTGTGGGGAGCACATTCTATCAGCCTGTCAGCAAAGATGAGGTCATTAGTCCGCTCGCCAAAGAGATCTACCGAAGGGCAAAAG TTTTAGATTCTCAGGAGATCTGGAACATCCTGAGGGCTGAGTCTGAATCAAAGCTTGCTCAGCTGCCAATGTCTTCACTTCTCAAG TTGCTGGATGAGCAGCAGAAGTGTAAGCTCATGGCGGAGGAGAAGGACCGCACCGTGCTGCAGAGGTGTCGGGTCATGCTCATGTACAAAGCATCTCAGTTCCACCACGACCGCACCACTTTGCTGATCACCAACAACCCACTGCAGACCGCTGATGACCCTACTGGACCCAGCAGCCCCGCTAGATACCTACACCCCGACACTGACCATCCCACTAGATACCTACACCCCGACACCATCCCCATAGCCCAGGTGACCATCCCACTAGATACCTGCACCCCGACACTCTCCCCATAG
- the LOC121698621 gene encoding uncharacterized protein LOC121698621 isoform X3 encodes MCCKAVGSTFYQPVSKDEVISPLAKEIYRRAKVLDSQEIWNILRAESESKLAQLPMSSLLKLLDEQQKCKLMAEEKDRTVLQRCRVMLMYKASQFHHDRTTLLITNNPLQTADDPTGPSSPARYLHPDTDHPTRYLHPDTIPIAQREATDGTSSCKQPPLKRTATSHSTRQEKAKTGGMSRGTVSASTHKSDAGTNMCDPHLGHLDFGTDRSSVKSRTSLSKEPLTISSLMENTTIVTAPGQGAFRHGQTTFWNVESS; translated from the exons ATGTGTTg CAAAGCTGTGGGGAGCACATTCTATCAGCCTGTCAGCAAAGATGAGGTCATTAGTCCGCTCGCCAAAGAGATCTACCGAAGGGCAAAAG TTTTAGATTCTCAGGAGATCTGGAACATCCTGAGGGCTGAGTCTGAATCAAAGCTTGCTCAGCTGCCAATGTCTTCACTTCTCAAG TTGCTGGATGAGCAGCAGAAGTGTAAGCTCATGGCGGAGGAGAAGGACCGCACCGTGCTGCAGAGGTGTCGGGTCATGCTCATGTACAAAGCATCTCAGTTCCACCACGACCGCACCACTTTGCTGATCACCAACAACCCACTGCAGACCGCTGATGACCCTACTGGACCCAGCAGCCCCGCTAGATACCTACACCCCGACACTGACCATCCCACTAGATACCTACACCCCGACACCATCCCCATAGCCCAG AGGGAGGCTACAGATGGGACCAGTTCTTGCAAACAGCCTCCTCTGAAACGTACAGCAACATCTCATTCTACAAGACAGGAAAAAGCTAAGACGGGCGG TATGTCAAGAGGTACTGTCAGTGCCTCCACACACAAGTCTGACGCTGGGACAAACATGTGTGACCCCCATTTGGGACATTTAG ATTTTGGCACAGACCGTAGCAGTGTCAAAAGTAGGACCAGTCTTTCAAAGGAGCCATTGACTATCTCATCTCTAATGGAAAACACCACAATAGTGACAGCGCCTGGTCAAGGAGCTTTCCGACATGGCCAGACCACATTCTGGAATGTGGAGAGTAGCTGA
- the LOC121698621 gene encoding uncharacterized protein LOC121698621 isoform X2: MAKNKAVGSTFYQPVSKDEVISPLAKEIYRRAKVLDSQEIWNILRAESESKLAQLPMSSLLKLLDEQQKCKLMAEEKDRTVLQRCRVMLMYKASQFHHDRTTLLITNNPLQTADDPTGPSSPARYLHPDTDHPTRYLHPDTIPIAQREATDGTSSCKQPPLKRTATSHSTRQEKAKTGGMSRGTVSASTHKSDAGTNMCDPHLGHLDFGTDRSSVKSRTSLSKEPLTISSLMENTTIVTAPGQGAFRHGQTTFWNVESS; this comes from the exons atggcaaaaaa CAAAGCTGTGGGGAGCACATTCTATCAGCCTGTCAGCAAAGATGAGGTCATTAGTCCGCTCGCCAAAGAGATCTACCGAAGGGCAAAAG TTTTAGATTCTCAGGAGATCTGGAACATCCTGAGGGCTGAGTCTGAATCAAAGCTTGCTCAGCTGCCAATGTCTTCACTTCTCAAG TTGCTGGATGAGCAGCAGAAGTGTAAGCTCATGGCGGAGGAGAAGGACCGCACCGTGCTGCAGAGGTGTCGGGTCATGCTCATGTACAAAGCATCTCAGTTCCACCACGACCGCACCACTTTGCTGATCACCAACAACCCACTGCAGACCGCTGATGACCCTACTGGACCCAGCAGCCCCGCTAGATACCTACACCCCGACACTGACCATCCCACTAGATACCTACACCCCGACACCATCCCCATAGCCCAG AGGGAGGCTACAGATGGGACCAGTTCTTGCAAACAGCCTCCTCTGAAACGTACAGCAACATCTCATTCTACAAGACAGGAAAAAGCTAAGACGGGCGG TATGTCAAGAGGTACTGTCAGTGCCTCCACACACAAGTCTGACGCTGGGACAAACATGTGTGACCCCCATTTGGGACATTTAG ATTTTGGCACAGACCGTAGCAGTGTCAAAAGTAGGACCAGTCTTTCAAAGGAGCCATTGACTATCTCATCTCTAATGGAAAACACCACAATAGTGACAGCGCCTGGTCAAGGAGCTTTCCGACATGGCCAGACCACATTCTGGAATGTGGAGAGTAGCTGA
- the LOC121698621 gene encoding uncharacterized protein LOC121698621 isoform X1: MSCLDETKQHFCCSKAVGSTFYQPVSKDEVISPLAKEIYRRAKVLDSQEIWNILRAESESKLAQLPMSSLLKLLDEQQKCKLMAEEKDRTVLQRCRVMLMYKASQFHHDRTTLLITNNPLQTADDPTGPSSPARYLHPDTDHPTRYLHPDTIPIAQREATDGTSSCKQPPLKRTATSHSTRQEKAKTGGMSRGTVSASTHKSDAGTNMCDPHLGHLDFGTDRSSVKSRTSLSKEPLTISSLMENTTIVTAPGQGAFRHGQTTFWNVESS, from the exons ATGAGTTGTCTTGATGAGACTAAGCAACACTTTTGTTGTAGCAAAGCTGTGGGGAGCACATTCTATCAGCCTGTCAGCAAAGATGAGGTCATTAGTCCGCTCGCCAAAGAGATCTACCGAAGGGCAAAAG TTTTAGATTCTCAGGAGATCTGGAACATCCTGAGGGCTGAGTCTGAATCAAAGCTTGCTCAGCTGCCAATGTCTTCACTTCTCAAG TTGCTGGATGAGCAGCAGAAGTGTAAGCTCATGGCGGAGGAGAAGGACCGCACCGTGCTGCAGAGGTGTCGGGTCATGCTCATGTACAAAGCATCTCAGTTCCACCACGACCGCACCACTTTGCTGATCACCAACAACCCACTGCAGACCGCTGATGACCCTACTGGACCCAGCAGCCCCGCTAGATACCTACACCCCGACACTGACCATCCCACTAGATACCTACACCCCGACACCATCCCCATAGCCCAG AGGGAGGCTACAGATGGGACCAGTTCTTGCAAACAGCCTCCTCTGAAACGTACAGCAACATCTCATTCTACAAGACAGGAAAAAGCTAAGACGGGCGG TATGTCAAGAGGTACTGTCAGTGCCTCCACACACAAGTCTGACGCTGGGACAAACATGTGTGACCCCCATTTGGGACATTTAG ATTTTGGCACAGACCGTAGCAGTGTCAAAAGTAGGACCAGTCTTTCAAAGGAGCCATTGACTATCTCATCTCTAATGGAAAACACCACAATAGTGACAGCGCCTGGTCAAGGAGCTTTCCGACATGGCCAGACCACATTCTGGAATGTGGAGAGTAGCTGA
- the LOC121698621 gene encoding uncharacterized protein LOC121698621 isoform X5 gives MSCLDETKQHFCCSKAVGSTFYQPVSKDEVISPLAKEIYRRAKVLDSQEIWNILRAESESKLAQLPMSSLLKLLDEQQKCKLMAEEKDRTVLQRCRVMLMYKASQFHHDRTTLLITNNPLQTADDPTGPSSPARYLHPDTDHPTRYLHPDTIPIAQREATDGTSSCKQPPLKRTATSHSTRQEKAKTVCQEVLSVPPHTSLTLGQTCVTPIWDI, from the exons ATGAGTTGTCTTGATGAGACTAAGCAACACTTTTGTTGTAGCAAAGCTGTGGGGAGCACATTCTATCAGCCTGTCAGCAAAGATGAGGTCATTAGTCCGCTCGCCAAAGAGATCTACCGAAGGGCAAAAG TTTTAGATTCTCAGGAGATCTGGAACATCCTGAGGGCTGAGTCTGAATCAAAGCTTGCTCAGCTGCCAATGTCTTCACTTCTCAAG TTGCTGGATGAGCAGCAGAAGTGTAAGCTCATGGCGGAGGAGAAGGACCGCACCGTGCTGCAGAGGTGTCGGGTCATGCTCATGTACAAAGCATCTCAGTTCCACCACGACCGCACCACTTTGCTGATCACCAACAACCCACTGCAGACCGCTGATGACCCTACTGGACCCAGCAGCCCCGCTAGATACCTACACCCCGACACTGACCATCCCACTAGATACCTACACCCCGACACCATCCCCATAGCCCAG AGGGAGGCTACAGATGGGACCAGTTCTTGCAAACAGCCTCCTCTGAAACGTACAGCAACATCTCATTCTACAAGACAGGAAAAAGCTAAGACGG TATGTCAAGAGGTACTGTCAGTGCCTCCACACACAAGTCTGACGCTGGGACAAACATGTGTGACCCCCATTTGGGACATTTAG
- the LOC121698621 gene encoding uncharacterized protein LOC121698621 isoform X4, with product MSCLDETKQHFCCSKAVGSTFYQPVSKDEVISPLAKEIYRRAKVLDSQEIWNILRAESESKLAQLPMSSLLKLLDEQQKCKLMAEEKDRTVLQRCRVMLMYKASQFHHDRTTLLITNNPLQTADDPTGPSSPARYLHPDTDHPTRYLHPDTIPIAQREATDGTSSCKQPPLKRTATSHSTRQEKAKTGGMSRGTVSASTHKSDAGTNMCDPHLGHLGRFWHRP from the exons ATGAGTTGTCTTGATGAGACTAAGCAACACTTTTGTTGTAGCAAAGCTGTGGGGAGCACATTCTATCAGCCTGTCAGCAAAGATGAGGTCATTAGTCCGCTCGCCAAAGAGATCTACCGAAGGGCAAAAG TTTTAGATTCTCAGGAGATCTGGAACATCCTGAGGGCTGAGTCTGAATCAAAGCTTGCTCAGCTGCCAATGTCTTCACTTCTCAAG TTGCTGGATGAGCAGCAGAAGTGTAAGCTCATGGCGGAGGAGAAGGACCGCACCGTGCTGCAGAGGTGTCGGGTCATGCTCATGTACAAAGCATCTCAGTTCCACCACGACCGCACCACTTTGCTGATCACCAACAACCCACTGCAGACCGCTGATGACCCTACTGGACCCAGCAGCCCCGCTAGATACCTACACCCCGACACTGACCATCCCACTAGATACCTACACCCCGACACCATCCCCATAGCCCAG AGGGAGGCTACAGATGGGACCAGTTCTTGCAAACAGCCTCCTCTGAAACGTACAGCAACATCTCATTCTACAAGACAGGAAAAAGCTAAGACGGGCGG TATGTCAAGAGGTACTGTCAGTGCCTCCACACACAAGTCTGACGCTGGGACAAACATGTGTGACCCCCATTTGGGACATTTAGGTAG ATTTTGGCACAGACCGTAG